One Fusobacterium ulcerans DNA segment encodes these proteins:
- a CDS encoding NAD(P)/FAD-dependent oxidoreductase — protein sequence MKYDLVVIGGGPGGLAAAVEARKNGIDSILVIERDKELGGILQQCIHNGFGLHEFKEELTGPEYAQRFIEKLYEMNIEYKLDTMVLDLTEDKTIHAINTKDGYMIIEAKAVILAMGCRERTRGAISIPGDRPSGIFTAGAAQRFINMEGYMVGKKVLILGSGDIGLIMARRLTLEGAEVKAVVELMPFSGGLTRNIVQCLDDYNIPLYLSHTVVDIIGKERLEKIIIAKVDENRRPIPGTEMEYECDTLLLSVGLIPENDISRKTGLEIDRRTNGLVVNEMMETSADGIFACGNVVHVHDLVDFVSAEARRAGTAAAKYIKNEAKTGEYREITNGKGIVYTVPQKFRAENVDKALELFMRVNNIYKNVKLEVKDENKTLVSLKKQHLAPGEMEKIMIPKKILDTAEGKILTVEITGGEQ from the coding sequence ATGAAATATGATTTAGTTGTGATAGGTGGAGGACCAGGAGGTCTTGCTGCTGCGGTAGAAGCTAGAAAAAATGGAATAGATAGCATATTAGTTATAGAGAGAGACAAAGAGCTTGGAGGAATACTTCAGCAATGTATTCATAATGGATTTGGACTTCATGAATTTAAAGAAGAACTTACAGGACCTGAATATGCTCAAAGATTTATAGAAAAGCTTTATGAGATGAATATAGAATATAAATTAGATACAATGGTACTGGATCTTACAGAAGATAAAACGATACATGCTATAAATACTAAAGATGGATATATGATAATAGAAGCTAAAGCTGTGATACTTGCTATGGGATGCAGAGAGAGAACAAGAGGAGCTATATCTATACCAGGAGACAGACCATCAGGAATATTTACAGCAGGAGCAGCTCAAAGATTTATCAATATGGAAGGATATATGGTAGGGAAAAAAGTACTTATCTTAGGATCAGGAGATATTGGACTTATTATGGCTAGAAGACTTACACTGGAAGGAGCAGAGGTCAAAGCAGTTGTTGAACTTATGCCTTTCTCTGGAGGGTTGACTAGAAATATAGTTCAGTGCTTGGATGATTACAATATTCCATTATATTTAAGTCATACAGTTGTGGATATTATAGGAAAAGAAAGATTAGAAAAGATAATTATAGCAAAAGTAGATGAAAACAGAAGGCCAATACCTGGAACTGAAATGGAATATGAATGTGACACACTTCTTCTTTCAGTAGGACTTATTCCAGAAAATGATATTTCAAGAAAAACTGGGTTGGAAATTGACAGAAGAACAAATGGACTTGTAGTAAATGAAATGATGGAAACAAGTGCTGATGGAATATTTGCCTGTGGAAATGTTGTTCATGTACATGACCTAGTGGATTTTGTAAGTGCAGAAGCTAGAAGAGCTGGAACAGCAGCAGCAAAATATATAAAAAATGAAGCTAAAACTGGAGAATATAGAGAGATAACAAATGGAAAGGGAATAGTATATACAGTTCCACAAAAATTCAGAGCTGAAAATGTAGATAAAGCTCTTGAACTTTTTATGAGAGTAAATAATATATATAAAAATGTAAAACTTGAAGTAAAGGATGAAAATAAAACTCTTGTGAGCTTGAAAAAACAGCATCTGGCTCCAGGAGAAATGGAAAAAATAATGATACCTAAGAAGATACTTGATACAGCTGAAGGAAAGATATTGACTGTAGAAATAACAGGTGGTGAACAATAA
- a CDS encoding NAD(P)/FAD-dependent oxidoreductase: MVDVVVIGSGIMGAAVARELSKYNLDIIVLEKEHDISNGTTKANSAIIHAGYDAQNGTLMAKYNALGNAMFDDLCKEIDAPFKRCGSFVLAFSEEEREHLKVLYNRGIKNGIPGIEILEGAEVLKREPNINKEVVAALYAPTAGVIGPWEFTIKLLENAAENGVDVQTDSKVLDIKKLENGYLVKLEDREILTKTVINASGVFADELNAMVSKDQFKIIPRKGEYFLLDKVQGTLTNSVIFQCPTALGKGVLVAQTIHGNLITGPTALDIDDKEDVANTVIEMDAIKKQSVKSIPEINFRDNIRNFAGLRAESDRGDFIIGEASDAEGFFNIAGTKSPGLSSAPAIALEIASQVLNRLGNVTKKEIFKQIRPQIHFMELAPEEKAKIIAEDHRYGRIICRCENITEGEIVDVIHRMVGAKTVDGIKKRCRPGSGRCQGGFCGPRVQEILARELGKKLDEIVLDKKGAYILTGKTK; this comes from the coding sequence ATGGTAGATGTTGTTGTAATAGGAAGTGGAATAATGGGAGCAGCAGTGGCTCGTGAATTATCTAAATATAATTTAGATATAATAGTTTTAGAAAAAGAGCATGACATATCTAATGGAACAACAAAGGCAAACTCAGCCATAATCCATGCTGGATATGACGCACAAAATGGAACACTTATGGCAAAATATAATGCATTAGGGAATGCTATGTTTGATGACCTTTGTAAAGAAATAGATGCACCTTTTAAAAGATGTGGATCATTTGTTCTTGCTTTCTCAGAAGAAGAAAGAGAACATTTGAAAGTTCTATATAATAGAGGGATCAAAAATGGGATTCCTGGAATCGAAATATTAGAAGGAGCAGAGGTATTAAAAAGAGAACCTAATATAAATAAAGAAGTAGTTGCAGCTCTTTATGCTCCAACAGCAGGTGTGATAGGTCCATGGGAATTTACTATAAAATTATTGGAAAATGCTGCTGAAAATGGTGTAGATGTACAGACAGACAGCAAAGTTTTAGATATAAAAAAATTAGAAAATGGATATCTTGTAAAACTTGAAGACAGAGAAATTCTTACTAAAACTGTTATTAATGCATCAGGGGTATTTGCTGATGAATTGAATGCAATGGTAAGTAAAGATCAATTTAAAATAATACCAAGAAAAGGAGAATATTTCCTTTTGGATAAAGTTCAGGGAACTCTTACAAACAGTGTAATATTTCAGTGTCCAACTGCCCTAGGAAAAGGTGTACTGGTAGCACAGACTATTCATGGAAACCTCATAACTGGACCTACAGCTTTAGATATAGATGATAAGGAAGATGTAGCAAATACCGTAATCGAAATGGACGCTATAAAAAAACAATCTGTAAAGAGTATACCAGAAATAAATTTCAGAGATAATATAAGAAACTTTGCTGGACTTAGAGCAGAGAGTGACAGAGGAGATTTTATAATAGGAGAGGCTTCTGATGCAGAGGGATTTTTCAATATAGCAGGAACAAAATCTCCTGGATTGTCATCAGCACCAGCAATAGCATTAGAAATAGCTTCACAGGTATTAAATAGATTAGGAAATGTGACAAAGAAAGAAATATTCAAACAAATCAGACCTCAAATACATTTTATGGAACTTGCTCCTGAAGAAAAAGCTAAGATTATAGCTGAAGATCATAGATATGGAAGAATAATATGCAGATGTGAAAATATTACTGAAGGAGAAATAGTAGATGTAATTCACAGAATGGTAGGAGCTAAGACAGTAGATGGTATTAAAAAGAGATGCAGACCTGGATCAGGAAGATGCCAAGGTGGATTCTGCGGTCCTAGAGTACAGGAAATACTGGCTAGAGAACTTGGAAAAAAATTAGATGAGATAGTATTAGATAAAAAAGGTGCATATATTCTGACAGGAAAGACAAAATAG
- the glpK gene encoding glycerol kinase GlpK, with product MEKKYIVALDQGTTSSRAVVFDSDQKIVGVAQKEFTQIYPKEGWVEHDPMEIWSSQSGTLAEVIAKEGISQHDIIGIGITNQRETTIVWDKNTGKPVYNAIVWQCRRTARICDDLRKIEGLEEYIKENTGLVLDAYFSGTKIKWILDNVEGAREKAEKGDLLFGTVDTWLIWKLTNGKVHATDYTNASRTMIYNIKELKWDKKLLDILGIPESMLPTVKDSSGTFGYANLGGAGGHRIPIAGVAGDQQSALFGQACFEKGDSKNTYGTGCFLLMNTGEEMVKSHNGLITTIAIGFEGKVEYALEGSIFMGGASVQWLRDELKLVGESKDTEYFARKVKDNGGVYVVPAFVGLGAPYWDMYARGAILGLTRGANKNHIIRATLESIAYQTRDVIEAMQEDSGIKLNHLKVDGGAAANNFLMEFQAEILGTSVRRPVILETTALGAAYLAGLAVGIWESKEEIKKQWILDEEFTCKMPEEERENKYKGWKKAVGRAMKWEEE from the coding sequence ATGGAAAAAAAATATATTGTAGCTTTAGATCAAGGGACAACAAGCTCGAGAGCAGTAGTATTTGATAGTGATCAAAAAATAGTTGGTGTAGCCCAAAAAGAGTTTACACAGATATATCCAAAAGAAGGATGGGTAGAGCATGATCCAATGGAAATATGGTCAAGCCAAAGTGGAACTCTGGCAGAAGTAATAGCCAAAGAAGGGATATCACAGCATGACATAATTGGTATTGGAATAACAAATCAAAGAGAAACTACAATAGTTTGGGATAAAAATACAGGAAAACCTGTATATAATGCAATAGTGTGGCAATGCAGAAGAACTGCAAGAATATGTGATGACCTTAGAAAGATTGAAGGATTAGAAGAATATATTAAAGAAAATACTGGGCTTGTACTTGATGCTTATTTCTCTGGAACTAAGATCAAGTGGATACTTGATAATGTAGAGGGAGCAAGAGAAAAAGCTGAAAAAGGAGATCTTTTATTTGGAACAGTGGATACATGGCTTATATGGAAATTAACTAATGGAAAAGTACATGCTACTGATTATACAAATGCCTCTAGAACTATGATATACAATATAAAAGAATTGAAATGGGATAAAAAACTTCTTGATATTTTAGGAATTCCTGAATCAATGCTGCCAACAGTAAAAGACAGCAGCGGTACATTTGGATATGCAAATCTTGGAGGAGCAGGAGGTCACAGAATACCTATTGCAGGGGTAGCAGGAGACCAGCAGTCAGCTCTTTTTGGACAGGCTTGTTTTGAAAAGGGAGATTCAAAAAATACATATGGAACTGGATGTTTCCTTCTTATGAATACAGGAGAAGAAATGGTAAAAAGTCATAATGGACTTATAACTACTATTGCTATCGGATTTGAAGGAAAAGTTGAATATGCTCTTGAAGGAAGTATATTTATGGGAGGAGCAAGTGTTCAATGGCTAAGAGATGAGTTGAAACTTGTAGGAGAATCAAAGGATACAGAATACTTTGCAAGAAAAGTAAAAGATAATGGTGGAGTGTATGTAGTACCAGCATTTGTTGGACTGGGAGCTCCATATTGGGATATGTACGCAAGAGGAGCTATATTAGGGCTTACTCGTGGAGCAAATAAAAATCATATAATCAGAGCTACTCTTGAGTCTATAGCTTATCAGACAAGAGATGTAATAGAAGCTATGCAGGAAGATTCAGGAATCAAATTGAATCATCTGAAAGTAGATGGAGGAGCTGCTGCTAATAATTTCTTAATGGAGTTTCAGGCTGAAATACTTGGTACATCTGTAAGAAGACCAGTAATACTTGAAACTACAGCATTAGGAGCTGCTTATCTTGCAGGACTTGCAGTGGGTATCTGGGAATCTAAAGAAGAAATTAAAAAACAATGGATACTAGATGAAGAATTTACTTGTAAAATGCCTGAAGAAGAGAGAGAAAATAAATATAAAGGATGGAAGAAAGCTGTAGGAAGAGCTATGAAATGGGAAGAAGAATAG
- a CDS encoding MIP/aquaporin family protein, which yields MTPSSMYLAEFIGTASLLLLGNGINMTLSLRKSFGKGGGWMVTCFGWGLAVSMSAYLTGWVSGAHLNPALSISLALSGRLALNLLPGYIIAQLLGAMAGATLAYLTNKDLMDDEPDAGTKLGVFATGPAIENKPWNLVTEIVGTTILVVGILAIGYGSNEVGSGMGPFLVGMLICVIGMATGGATGFAINPARDLGPRIAHALLPIKGKGGSNWQYAWVPIIGPIIGAVLGVLFFDAFVGKCITCII from the coding sequence ATGACACCAAGTTCAATGTATCTGGCAGAATTTATAGGAACAGCTTCGTTACTGCTTTTAGGGAATGGAATCAATATGACTCTTAGTTTAAGAAAAAGTTTTGGAAAAGGCGGAGGTTGGATGGTAACTTGTTTTGGATGGGGACTTGCTGTATCTATGTCAGCATATCTTACTGGATGGGTAAGTGGAGCACATCTAAATCCAGCATTGTCTATATCTCTTGCACTTAGTGGAAGATTAGCTCTTAATCTTTTACCAGGATATATAATAGCTCAATTATTAGGAGCGATGGCAGGAGCTACATTGGCTTATCTTACTAATAAAGACCTGATGGATGATGAACCAGATGCAGGAACTAAATTAGGAGTATTTGCAACTGGGCCAGCAATTGAGAACAAACCTTGGAATTTAGTAACAGAAATAGTTGGGACAACTATTCTGGTAGTAGGTATCCTTGCAATAGGATATGGTAGCAATGAAGTTGGATCAGGAATGGGACCTTTCCTTGTGGGAATGCTTATTTGTGTAATTGGAATGGCAACTGGAGGAGCAACAGGATTTGCTATCAATCCAGCTAGAGATCTTGGACCTAGAATAGCTCATGCACTTCTTCCTATAAAAGGAAAAGGTGGATCAAACTGGCAATATGCCTGGGTTCCTATTATAGGACCAATCATAGGAGCAGTTTTAGGAGTATTATTCTTTGATGCTTTTGTTGGCAAATGTATAACTTGTATAATATAA
- a CDS encoding glycerol-3-phosphate responsive antiterminator — MKIREVLERNPVIPAVKNDTYLEEAKNSSSEIVFVIISNLLNVTDIVAELKKAGKIVFVHVDMIEGLSSSAYGVEYIIKNTGLDGIITTKHNVVSLANKNEIPVIQRFFILDSFSFKNTIAHIRENKPSAVEILPGIMPKIIKKIKNILNVPIIAGGLIDEKEDVINALKAGAEGISTTDKNLWES, encoded by the coding sequence ATGAAAATTAGAGAAGTTTTAGAAAGAAATCCTGTTATTCCAGCAGTTAAAAATGATACATATTTGGAAGAGGCTAAAAATAGCAGCAGTGAAATAGTTTTTGTTATAATATCCAATCTTCTTAATGTAACAGATATAGTTGCAGAGCTGAAAAAGGCAGGAAAAATAGTTTTCGTTCATGTAGATATGATAGAAGGATTATCAAGTTCAGCATATGGTGTAGAATATATAATAAAGAATACAGGACTAGATGGAATAATTACAACTAAACATAATGTTGTGAGTCTTGCAAATAAAAATGAGATTCCTGTGATACAAAGATTTTTTATACTGGATTCTTTTTCATTTAAAAATACAATAGCTCATATTCGTGAAAATAAGCCAAGTGCTGTAGAAATTCTGCCAGGAATAATGCCAAAAATAATAAAAAAAATAAAAAATATATTAAATGTTCCAATAATAGCCGGAGGCCTCATAGATGAAAAAGAAGATGTGATTAATGCCTTAAAAGCTGGAGCAGAAGGGATATCTACTACAGATAAGAATTTATGGGAAAGTTAG
- a CDS encoding HU family DNA-binding protein: MNKKDLVKIYKDKSKMENARDALADINDFIETLKKAILKDGTVKFHDNGIFEILVRKPKVISNPSTRELITIYPKKTVRFRMSKGTKEGMNNKK; this comes from the coding sequence ATGAATAAAAAAGATCTTGTAAAAATATATAAAGATAAATCAAAAATGGAAAATGCAAGGGATGCCCTGGCAGATATTAATGATTTTATAGAAACTTTAAAGAAAGCTATTTTAAAAGATGGGACAGTAAAGTTTCATGATAATGGAATATTTGAAATTTTAGTTAGAAAGCCTAAAGTAATTTCTAATCCTTCTACAAGAGAATTAATAACAATCTATCCTAAGAAGACAGTAAGGTTCAGAATGTCTAAAGGTACAAAAGAAGGAATGAATAATAAAAAATAA
- a CDS encoding HU family DNA-binding protein → MKEIEFIRLYSKKNKSKNLKVAKKKVRLIWESIYEAIDTEGSLTLLNMGMFEKKELRPRKIYIPVNGKMSVSKPKTVVKFRAGKGWVKMVNESGENNE, encoded by the coding sequence ATGAAAGAAATAGAGTTTATTAGACTTTATTCAAAAAAGAACAAATCAAAAAACCTGAAAGTAGCTAAGAAAAAAGTAAGATTAATATGGGAATCTATCTATGAAGCTATAGATACTGAGGGGAGCTTAACACTTTTAAATATGGGAATGTTTGAAAAAAAGGAATTAAGACCAAGAAAAATATATATTCCAGTAAATGGAAAAATGTCAGTATCAAAACCTAAAACTGTAGTAAAGTTTAGAGCAGGAAAAGGATGGGTAAAAATGGTAAATGAGAGTGGTGAAAATAATGAATAA
- a CDS encoding Fe-S-containing hydro-lyase, which translates to MEYKITTPLKEEDIVKLNAGDTVKITGVIYTARDAAHARLVKLLEEGKELPIDVRGQIIYYVGPTPAKPGKPIGSAGPTTSYRMDAYAPRLIKEGLKGMVGKGARSKEVKDAIVSEKAVYFAAVGGAAALIAKSIKKAEIITYEDLGAEALRRLEVVDFPAIVINDIYGGDLYQEGQKQWNELDK; encoded by the coding sequence ATGGAATATAAAATCACAACACCATTAAAAGAAGAAGATATAGTAAAATTAAATGCAGGAGATACAGTAAAAATTACTGGAGTTATATATACAGCAAGAGATGCAGCTCATGCTAGACTTGTAAAATTACTAGAAGAAGGAAAAGAGCTTCCTATAGATGTAAGAGGGCAAATAATATATTATGTAGGACCTACACCAGCTAAACCAGGAAAACCAATTGGAAGTGCTGGGCCAACTACAAGTTACAGAATGGATGCCTATGCACCTAGACTTATAAAAGAAGGATTAAAAGGAATGGTAGGTAAAGGAGCTAGATCTAAAGAAGTTAAAGATGCTATTGTTTCTGAAAAAGCTGTATATTTTGCAGCAGTAGGAGGAGCAGCAGCTCTTATAGCAAAATCTATCAAAAAAGCTGAAATCATCACTTATGAAGATTTAGGAGCTGAAGCATTAAGAAGATTAGAAGTTGTAGACTTCCCAGCTATAGTTATCAATGATATCTACGGAGGAGATCTTTACCAAGAAGGACAAAAACAATGGAATGAACTAGATAAATAG
- a CDS encoding fumarate hydratase yields MKELDLRKVTDEVERMCIEGNYFIGKEVLDKIKEAYAKEESEVGKNILGQIIENDEIAANEQVPMCQDTGIVVVFLEIGTEVKISGDIYEAVNEGIRRGYEKGYLRKSVVKDPLDRVNTKDNSPAVIHTTLVPGSDKVKIIVAPKGGGSENMSVLRMLKPSDGIEGIKKLVIETIKNAGGNPCPPIIVGIGIGGNFEKCAILAKEALMRDINDKSSSPINAKLEEELLELINKTGVGPLGLGGRTTALAVKVETYPCHIAALPVAINLNCHAARHKEVEL; encoded by the coding sequence ATGAAAGAATTAGATTTAAGAAAAGTAACTGACGAAGTAGAAAGAATGTGTATAGAAGGAAACTACTTTATCGGAAAAGAAGTTTTAGACAAAATTAAAGAAGCTTATGCTAAAGAAGAATCAGAAGTAGGTAAAAATATTCTTGGACAAATTATTGAAAATGATGAAATAGCAGCAAATGAGCAAGTTCCTATGTGTCAAGATACAGGAATCGTAGTAGTGTTCTTAGAAATAGGAACGGAAGTAAAAATTTCTGGAGATATATACGAAGCTGTTAATGAAGGAATCAGAAGAGGATATGAAAAAGGATATTTGAGAAAATCAGTTGTAAAAGATCCTTTAGACAGAGTAAATACTAAAGACAACTCACCTGCTGTTATTCATACTACTCTTGTGCCTGGATCAGATAAAGTTAAAATAATAGTAGCTCCTAAAGGTGGAGGTTCTGAAAACATGAGTGTTCTAAGAATGCTAAAACCATCTGATGGAATAGAAGGAATCAAAAAATTAGTTATTGAAACTATAAAAAATGCTGGAGGAAATCCATGCCCACCTATTATAGTAGGAATAGGTATAGGAGGAAACTTCGAAAAATGTGCAATTCTTGCTAAAGAAGCACTAATGAGAGATATCAATGATAAGAGCAGCAGTCCTATCAATGCTAAATTAGAAGAAGAATTACTAGAACTTATAAATAAAACTGGAGTTGGACCACTAGGACTAGGAGGAAGAACTACAGCTTTAGCAGTTAAAGTTGAAACTTATCCATGTCACATAGCAGCTCTTCCAGTTGCTATTAATCTTAACTGCCATGCAGCTAGACATAAAGAAGTAGAACTATAA
- a CDS encoding aminotransferase class I/II-fold pyridoxal phosphate-dependent enzyme: MLAKGMESRNLVDKVFSIAKKAKEAAEKYGDEKVVNATIGSLYDENGKLVVLKSVTETYKELPPEEIAGYASAFTGSSEYKESVKRSVLGDNYKEEFKNHYMEVIGTPGGTGAVSNSVKNYLNEGDTLLLPKWLWSPYILMASERKGDCEYYTIFDENGKFDLNDFSEKIFKLAEKQENVVVIINDPCQNPTGYKLTIDEWKSVLNIFEKATEKANIILINDIAYIDFDDRNEEEKKEYRNLFKNLSSKILVIFAFSLSKSLTSYGLRVGAQLALSSDKKVIEEFEKANSYSCRSTWSNISRGGMKMFSDIVLNEEKYKLLKEEREMYRLLIKERADIFIKEAKECNLKLLPYKTGFFLTIPTGKLTDKVAEVLERENIYTVVLDEGIRIAVCSVTKKKITGLAGRIKRAIDEVSK; this comes from the coding sequence ATGTTAGCAAAAGGAATGGAGAGTAGAAATTTAGTAGACAAGGTATTCAGTATAGCTAAAAAAGCTAAAGAAGCTGCTGAAAAATATGGAGATGAAAAAGTAGTAAATGCAACAATAGGATCTCTTTATGATGAAAATGGAAAACTAGTAGTTTTAAAATCGGTAACAGAAACATATAAAGAACTGCCACCTGAAGAAATAGCAGGGTATGCATCAGCATTTACAGGAAGCTCTGAGTATAAGGAAAGCGTGAAAAGATCTGTTCTTGGAGATAACTATAAAGAAGAGTTTAAAAATCATTACATGGAAGTAATAGGAACTCCTGGAGGGACTGGAGCAGTAAGCAACAGTGTAAAAAATTATTTGAATGAAGGAGACACACTTCTTCTTCCAAAATGGCTGTGGAGTCCATATATTCTTATGGCTTCTGAAAGAAAAGGAGATTGTGAATATTACACAATATTTGACGAGAATGGGAAATTTGATCTCAATGATTTTTCAGAAAAAATATTTAAACTGGCAGAGAAACAAGAAAATGTAGTAGTTATTATAAATGATCCATGTCAAAATCCTACTGGATATAAATTAACTATCGATGAATGGAAAAGTGTTTTGAATATATTTGAAAAAGCAACAGAAAAAGCTAATATAATTTTAATAAATGATATAGCATATATAGATTTTGATGATAGAAATGAAGAGGAAAAGAAAGAATACAGAAATCTATTTAAAAATCTTTCATCAAAAATTCTTGTTATATTTGCTTTCAGTCTTTCAAAATCATTAACTAGCTATGGACTGAGAGTAGGAGCTCAATTAGCTCTTTCAAGTGATAAGAAGGTCATAGAAGAGTTTGAAAAGGCTAACTCATATTCTTGTCGTTCAACATGGTCAAATATCTCTAGAGGAGGTATGAAAATGTTCAGTGACATTGTGCTTAATGAGGAAAAATATAAGTTGTTGAAAGAAGAAAGAGAAATGTACAGACTGCTTATAAAAGAAAGAGCAGATATCTTTATTAAAGAAGCAAAAGAATGTAACTTAAAACTTTTACCTTACAAAACTGGATTCTTCTTAACAATTCCTACAGGAAAATTGACAGATAAAGTTGCTGAGGTATTAGAAAGAGAAAATATATATACAGTGGTACTGGATGAAGGAATAAGAATTGCAGTATGTAGTGTAACAAAGAAAAAAATAACTGGTTTAGCTGGAAGAATAAAAAGAGCTATAGACGAGGTTTCTAAATAA
- a CDS encoding SDR family NAD(P)-dependent oxidoreductase — translation MKVLITGATGGIGRTLIEVFYRNGWEILAVGRNENILKELKEKYKEKLSIYPTDMGNEENIDILFKELDGMCIELLINGAGIGELGYFEEISYEDEKNMIDINITALLKFTKYFYGKAEGIINISSTAGFQYGGPLMSGYYATKAFVNSFTFGLIGEKGKTRMMLLCPGPTLTNFKGVNKKLKGSAKFYTTTPEEVAEKCYSDYLKGKRVSIPGKINKLLYFFNKMMPIMSQLKTIKKIQEKKIKK, via the coding sequence ATGAAAGTATTAATAACTGGTGCAACAGGAGGAATAGGAAGGACTTTAATAGAAGTATTTTATAGAAACGGCTGGGAAATATTAGCTGTAGGAAGAAATGAAAATATTCTTAAAGAGTTAAAAGAAAAATATAAAGAAAAATTAAGTATATATCCTACAGATATGGGAAATGAAGAAAATATAGATATTTTATTTAAAGAGTTAGATGGAATGTGTATAGAGCTTTTAATAAATGGAGCTGGAATTGGAGAATTAGGATATTTTGAAGAGATCTCTTATGAAGATGAAAAAAATATGATAGATATAAATATTACTGCACTTCTTAAATTTACAAAATATTTTTATGGAAAGGCAGAAGGGATAATAAATATATCTTCCACTGCTGGATTTCAATATGGAGGTCCTTTAATGAGTGGATATTATGCAACAAAGGCTTTTGTAAATAGCTTTACATTTGGATTGATAGGAGAAAAGGGAAAAACAAGAATGATGTTATTATGTCCAGGGCCTACCCTTACAAATTTTAAAGGAGTAAATAAAAAACTTAAAGGATCAGCAAAATTTTATACTACAACTCCAGAAGAGGTAGCAGAAAAATGTTATTCTGACTACTTAAAAGGAAAGAGAGTTTCAATTCCAGGAAAAATAAATAAATTATTGTATTTTTTTAATAAAATGATGCCTATTATGTCTCAATTAAAGACGATAAAAAAAATTCAAGAGAAAAAAATAAAAAAATAG
- a CDS encoding OmpA family protein encodes MKKVLLVLSASLLVILTGCSSVDNQPLKELVIEETENQFVMEDIDVSKKTLEEIIVFNEKGVTIRREGNNLVLSMPELVLFDFNKYEVKNKIKGSLNALAKALEENPDIRIKIDGYTDFIGSEGYNLELSVKRADAIKDYLTNKGVKASNISIEGYGKQNPIASNQTETGRAKNRRVEFIISRDKF; translated from the coding sequence ATGAAAAAAGTATTACTTGTATTATCTGCTTCGCTTCTTGTTATCCTGACTGGATGTTCTTCAGTAGACAACCAGCCTCTAAAAGAACTTGTTATTGAAGAAACTGAAAATCAATTTGTAATGGAAGATATAGATGTTTCTAAAAAAACTCTTGAAGAAATCATAGTATTTAATGAAAAAGGTGTTACAATCAGAAGAGAAGGAAACAACTTAGTACTATCTATGCCTGAACTTGTGCTTTTTGACTTTAATAAATATGAAGTAAAAAATAAAATTAAAGGAAGCTTAAATGCACTGGCAAAAGCATTGGAAGAAAATCCAGATATTAGAATCAAAATAGACGGATATACTGACTTCATAGGAAGTGAAGGATATAATCTTGAACTTTCTGTAAAAAGAGCAGACGCAATAAAAGACTATCTAACTAACAAAGGAGTAAAAGCATCTAATATTTCTATTGAAGGATATGGAAAACAAAACCCTATTGCTTCTAATCAAACAGAAACTGGAAGAGCTAAAAATAGAAGAGTTGAATTTATAATTTCAAGAGATAAATTTTAA